A window of Stenotrophomonas indicatrix genomic DNA:
TTCCTTTCCGGAAAAGGAGCCCATGCTGCAATCCTAAGAGCAACCCTCTCCACATCCTCATCTTTGCGAGCGCCGAGATTCTGCTGCCCATCCGCCCCAAATTTCTCTCGAACCAATTTCTCCATTTCATGCTCGGATGAAATCGCCGCAAATGTCATTCGTTGAAGCCCTCCAAAGAGGATCGCTGCCCCACAAGCAATAAGAACATGGCTGACTGCGGACCCAATCATTCGCTCAAGAGCAGGCATTGAGCCAAGCACAACAACAAAGGCTGCACCGCTTCCAGCACTAATCCAAGTTGACAGCCCATTCAAGGCATTAGCTTCTCCTCGTACCATGCTGCTGACCACAACCAGATCTCCGTAATATAGCTCTGGCTTCCGTTCGCTAGCATTCATTCCAGATCTCCAAATTCAACATGCGGAATTGCGGGGGCAGACAAGCGATTCTAGTCAGAAACTGGCTGGATATGGCGGCGCTTCCGGGAACGTGCCCATAGGACGTTTCCCAACCTCAACCAGTGCATGCGGCGATGGCTCAGTCGAGCCCGATGGTGTGGACTGAGCGATGCCACGAGCTGATTGATCCTGACTCGACTCCGATTCCTGGCGTGGTGCGCGATACGGATTGTAGGCCGGACCATCATGTGCAATCGCAAGGCACACCGGCAACCTGATCTTCGCCTTGGTGCCCTGCTCTGTTACGCAGGTACACGTCGTGTCCTCGGTGGTGGTTCCAGAGGCCATGCAGTACAGCTCAGGCTGAGATTGCACGGTACGGTCATCGAAGGCCGGTGCGGACCACGGTTGAAACTCAATCCGTGGCTTGTGTTTTTCTACGTACTCTTCGCGGGTGAGGGGCCGTGCCGCCGGCCCGCCCGCGCCCAAGGGCGCCAGGGCTCCCGCCGCCGGCAAAGCACCGGCCCCCTCCTCCACCTTCTTGGGCGTCGGAGAAGGCTTGATGATGAACGCATAGATCATCCAGACACCGAGAATAAGCACGATGGTCACAGACAGCGCCTGCCAGACCTTCTTAGGAACCTTGAACTTGTGACTGGCCGTGTGCAGCGTAGCGCTGCGATAGCGGCTGTACAGCGCCTTCGGGTAGGACCAGATTTCTTCCTCGGCTTTGTCGCGCACCTTCTCATCGTAAGGATCGCTCTGCACACGCGACCACGTGAGCACGCCAGCACGCTGCATGCCGAACGAACGATTCATGTGTGTGTGCGAACCGATAAGCGTGCGCACCTGGTGGTGGATCTTGTTCGGCCATTGCGTGACGAACACAAGATCGAAGCCACGATGCCGGTGCGTAGACATTGCGCGAATGCGCGGGTCATCGGATTCGCCCGGCTTGCCCGTAGACGGGAACAGCCTGCCATAGCGCTCAAGACCCTGTGTGTTGCCATCGGAATGCGCTTCGTCGTAGATCACGAATGAGCCATCCGGCAGCTGCGTCCAGTCGTTGTGCTCGGGCAGCTTTTCCATCCATGGGAGGGCATCTGAGCTTTCCTCAGTCGTTGCGCCCGCGATGTTCGTAAAGAAGCGGCGCGGCTGCGCCTTGCCTTCCTTCACCTGCTGCTGGTTCTGCTCGTAGAACTCAAGCGCCATGGACATTGCGCGCAGGGTCTTGCCATTGCCGGGCTGACCCGAAATCAGATACATCATTTGGACGCTGCCTTCTGAATGGCGACCTTGCCTGCATCAATGACGACCTTAGTCACGATGGCAGAGCCGATCATGGTAATGGCCTCCCCTGCCCCGGCCATGAGCATCACGTTTGCTAGATCCGCTGAAATGCCCGACCACTTCTGCGTAATGAGGTTCAGTGCGCCCTTGACGAGCGGCAGGAGCGCTGCGGCTGTGGCAAGACCAAGACCCGCGCCGGTCAGTACACGCGCAAGGGAGTTGCCCAGGAGTTGAGTAAGAAACGCGGCGAGCCAAGGCATTACTTGCGTACTCCTGAAACGATGATGGCGGCTGCAATAGCAGCGCAAGCGATGACTAGCCCCCTGATCATCAGTGCAAAATCACAGAGAGGCTTGAACTCGAAGCTAATGGGCGTGGAGATGGACCCAACGCCTACAGTCATGGTCTTTGCAGCAGGGCAGGAGCCGCCGCCGAGGCCGCTGGACCACTGGCCGAGGTAGCTACTCGGAATAGGCGGGTCGGCGTAGGGCATCGGAATGTCACCGGGATACGAGGGGTTCTCAGGAAGGCTCGGATTTTCGCCGTCACCATCACCATCACCGTCGCCATCCTGACCGCCGTCACTATCGCCGTCACCATCACCATTACCACCGCCCTCGCCGTCTCCACCACCGCCATCACCGCCACCATCTCCATCACCGCCGCCATCACCTCCGCCGTCCCCGTCACCGCCACCCGTCTCCCCGCCGGTACCACCGCCATCATCACCACCGCCGTCGCCAGCAGGCTTGGGCTCTGGCGCATCAGCGTTAGTGCAAACGCCGCCCGTAGGCGCATAGCTGACGCCCGCAACGCCCTGGGGATCCAAAGCGCTGGAGTACATGCAACCGTTATGGCAGGCGTTCACGGAGCCCGCAGTGGTGCCACCCTCCCAACCAAATTCTTCCGGCCTAGCACTGCACTTGACGGTGAAAGAACGCCTCTTAGAGGCATAGCGTCCGGTCGAAGCGGAAGACGGTCTGACGAAGCCGACATAGCTATCGCTGCCATCGGGCTCGACCAATGGCGACCACTTCTGGCCGCCAAGGGCATTCGAACGGCCAGCCTCATCTGTAGCGGCCGCCCACGCTGCGGTGTAAGCAGCCCCCTGATCGGGGCAGGTATCCGAAGCAACGTCAGCGCTCGGCGAACAGGTGCCAACCTGAGCCGACGTAGGAGCGCTATACAGCGCAGCAAGCATGATCGCGAAGAGTATGCGGAACATCTAATCACCGAACGCGATGTACAGCGCGGCAGTGCCAGCGCACAGCACGAAAAGACCCAGCATCACGAATCCCCCATGAAAAAAGGGGCCGGATTGCCCGGCCCCGTGTCACAACGATCAACCGAAGATCGCACCCTTCAGCCACTTGAAGCCGACCGAGATTGCGGCCGGTGCCAGCTTGGCGGCGCCGATAGCGCCCAGGACGGCGGACAATCCGCCCAGAACGGTCAGTGCAGCAGTTGCGTCGAGATCCATGGTGTTCCCCTTTCGTTAGTTGCGGATGGTTCTGCCTAGTTGCTTGTATGCCCACGCCACGGCGAAACACACCGCAACCATGGACAGGATTCCCGACACCTCGGCAGTGGTCAGGGCGGGAATGTCGGTGCGCGGCACGAATGCGGCTTGCACGCATTCACCGGTCTGCTGGTTGAACTGCAAGCATTCGTAGACGTACCGCGCCATGACTTAGCCCTGCGCTGCGGCGCGCGGTGCAGCCTTGGGCAGCATGCGCAGGACGGTGAACTTGCTCAGCGACGCGACGCCCTTGTTGACCTGCAACATGGACTCGATGTCGAGCTCGTACTCGCCCTCGGGGTAGCCCGGTTGGCCCTTGTCCAGGCGCACGTCAAACGGATAGGCGAAACCACCGGTTTCGAGCTTGGCCTTCTGCTTGCGCGTGGTGTACTCGACGTTGTCGCCAGCATCGTTCTTGAAGCTGCCGCCGCGTTCATCGATTTCGTTCTTCAGGACGGTGACCTTGACGCTCATGTGTTACCCCTCTTGGGTTGGTTGTACGGCCGCGATTTCGGGCCAATGCGCTGCTGTGTCCCCTGTTGCCCACCCCGGCAGCTTTGGCGAGGTGCAGGATTCGATAACGCCCTTCAACGCCTCAGCGTCGGGGCAATGCTTGACGATGAAACGCAGGGTTGCGCCGTACTGGCGGCGCAGATGACGACGTGCGCTCTTCCACGTGGCTTCAACGGCTGCTTTCGTGATTTCGATTCGGGTGGCGACGCAGTTGAGAAAACTCAGCACCGGATAGGCGCCCAGCAGGTACGTTGCTGGGTCGCGCAGAATATCGAGCGGCAGTTCCTTGCGATTGGAGTTGCGGAACTGCGCTTCGTAGCGCACCCACGGCGAACTCTTGTCGCCCTGCTCCCTGCCCTTCTCATAGACGCGCAGCTGCTTTTCGGACTTCTTGCCGCCCACGTAGAAGGTTTTGCCATCGCCGCTGTCGTAGTCATCCACCAGCTGCGCCTTAGGGCGCTGACCACGGTTGTCAAACTCGCCAGCGGCGTACCACTTCTGTGCCAAGCGCAGGGGGTAGTTGCCCACCAGGTCATCGGCGCACACATCCACGCGGGTGATCCTTCCGCCGCAGCTTTCGAGCTTCGCTCGAAGCTCCAGCCACCGCTGCGCATGGCCGCAGCGCGCTGCGCCTATCGCCTTGCATCCATCACCGGTTAGCTCAATGCGGGCGGTATACGTGCCATCTGCGCGGCGGCAATCTTCGCCACCGAGTTCGATCATGCCGACGAACTTCTTAGCCGCGTCCATGATCTTGACTCGCCACGTGTAGAAGCGACCGCCGCCCACGGTTTCATCCAGTTCAAGGCCGAGCCCAGCGAAGAACCAGCAGAACACCTGCAGGGCCGCGATGCGTGCGTTGTCCGGGGAGAACTCAATCCACTGGCGGACCTCTTCAAAGCTGTCGCCATCACGGAACGCGAGTTCGTCCAGCGCTGCGCGCAGGTCGATGGAGGCGGAAAACCAGTCAATGCCGACCATCAGGGTTCCCTGTGCGTTCCTGAATTCACTGACTCCCCTGTTAGACGAGGGGAGTCCCGACCCGGCCAGCACCGCGCGATCACCGGCCATTGCAACCACCCTTCCGGCGCAGAGCGAACACCAGCGACCAATACAGCCCCGTGAGCAGCACGCCGCCAACCACATAGACGACCAGCGGATCGCGCAAGAAATCAGCCATGGACGGTCTCCTGCTGCTCAGCGAAGCGGGCAGCCGCCAGCAGATCGCCACGCTTTGCGGCGGCAATCTCAACCTTTGCGAGTGCGATGAGTTGGGCCTCGCGTGACCGCTGCGAGGCGGTGTAATCACGCCGGTCGAGCAGCCACGAAACGAGCTTTGCGCCGCCGATGGACACAGCCACGATGGCTCCAAGCAAGGCGAATGCAAGAAGGGGCTCGGTCATGACAGAATCCGTCCAATTGCACAGGCGCCACAGGGGGCGGCATGGAACGTAGATTCGGGGTGGTACCCGTTGTTTTTATCTCCGCGTGCACATTTGCCGCTGGCGCGGCAGCTAGCTGGTACGGATTCGGCGCGCCGCGTGGAGTAGATCTTGTTGCAGATAACGGCAGCACCGCCGACTGGGTGGCTGCCATCTCTACTTGCGTTGTTGGCCTTGGTGCGTGCTGGTTCGCCTACGAGGCCAACCGACATCGTCGCGATGAAGTTGCGCGGCAGGAGGCGCGAGATCGAGTAGCCCGAAATGCGCGCCTTTCCTTGATACTCGATGCTGCGATTACATACGTGTGCGTTGAGGGGGCCGTCATAAGCTTCAGAGACCCGGCGGCAGCACGTAGGGGCTTCGACGACGTGAAGATGGCCCTTGATGTGAGTGCCAAGCTTCGAACTCGCCATAATTGGGCGAGTTTCGACAAGTCGGTACTGGACGATGCCACGATCATGGATCTGAGTAGGCTGGAATCGCTTCAAATTCAGTTTGACGACATCGCCGGCGACTTTCTCGCCATGTATGCCGAAGATCCGGCGCGGTTCGACCCGGATAAATGTGGCGGCCTTCGTAACCTCATCGAGACAGCATCGAGCATGCGTGTCGCCGCGGAACGGGTAATCGCAGACGTCCAGGCGCTTCGGAAGATCGACGTACCATCCTTCGCGTAGTTGCATCGGTGAATTGCGCATCGTGTGGCCCTACCCCCCCCCCAAGGAACCCGCCAGCGGCCTTGGGGTGCCGGTGGCGGGGATGTTCAAGGTCAATGAACATCGGGTGCATGTATATTCCCCTTGAACAGAGCCTGTCAAGGGGCATGAACATGCAGGACATCAATTCGCTGCTCGACGCGTGCAAGGTCG
This region includes:
- a CDS encoding zonular occludens toxin domain-containing protein, which encodes MMYLISGQPGNGKTLRAMSMALEFYEQNQQQVKEGKAQPRRFFTNIAGATTEESSDALPWMEKLPEHNDWTQLPDGSFVIYDEAHSDGNTQGLERYGRLFPSTGKPGESDDPRIRAMSTHRHRGFDLVFVTQWPNKIHHQVRTLIGSHTHMNRSFGMQRAGVLTWSRVQSDPYDEKVRDKAEEEIWSYPKALYSRYRSATLHTASHKFKVPKKVWQALSVTIVLILGVWMIYAFIIKPSPTPKKVEEGAGALPAAGALAPLGAGGPAARPLTREEYVEKHKPRIEFQPWSAPAFDDRTVQSQPELYCMASGTTTEDTTCTCVTEQGTKAKIRLPVCLAIAHDGPAYNPYRAPRQESESSQDQSARGIAQSTPSGSTEPSPHALVEVGKRPMGTFPEAPPYPASF
- a CDS encoding DUF2523 family protein, whose amino-acid sequence is MPWLAAFLTQLLGNSLARVLTGAGLGLATAAALLPLVKGALNLITQKWSGISADLANVMLMAGAGEAITMIGSAIVTKVVIDAGKVAIQKAASK
- a CDS encoding virulence factor TspB C-terminal domain-related protein, encoding MFRILFAIMLAALYSAPTSAQVGTCSPSADVASDTCPDQGAAYTAAWAAATDEAGRSNALGGQKWSPLVEPDGSDSYVGFVRPSSASTGRYASKRRSFTVKCSARPEEFGWEGGTTAGSVNACHNGCMYSSALDPQGVAGVSYAPTGGVCTNADAPEPKPAGDGGGDDGGGTGGETGGGDGDGGGDGGGDGDGGGDGGGGDGEGGGNGDGDGDSDGGQDGDGDGDGDGENPSLPENPSYPGDIPMPYADPPIPSSYLGQWSSGLGGGSCPAAKTMTVGVGSISTPISFEFKPLCDFALMIRGLVIACAAIAAAIIVSGVRK
- a CDS encoding major capsid protein gives rise to the protein MDLDATAALTVLGGLSAVLGAIGAAKLAPAAISVGFKWLKGAIFG
- a CDS encoding single-stranded DNA-binding protein, with protein sequence MSVKVTVLKNEIDERGGSFKNDAGDNVEYTTRKQKAKLETGGFAYPFDVRLDKGQPGYPEGEYELDIESMLQVNKGVASLSKFTVLRMLPKAAPRAAAQG
- a CDS encoding replication initiation factor domain-containing protein, encoding MAGDRAVLAGSGLPSSNRGVSEFRNAQGTLMVGIDWFSASIDLRAALDELAFRDGDSFEEVRQWIEFSPDNARIAALQVFCWFFAGLGLELDETVGGGRFYTWRVKIMDAAKKFVGMIELGGEDCRRADGTYTARIELTGDGCKAIGAARCGHAQRWLELRAKLESCGGRITRVDVCADDLVGNYPLRLAQKWYAAGEFDNRGQRPKAQLVDDYDSGDGKTFYVGGKKSEKQLRVYEKGREQGDKSSPWVRYEAQFRNSNRKELPLDILRDPATYLLGAYPVLSFLNCVATRIEITKAAVEATWKSARRHLRRQYGATLRFIVKHCPDAEALKGVIESCTSPKLPGWATGDTAAHWPEIAAVQPTQEG